One genomic region from Caloenas nicobarica isolate bCalNic1 chromosome 22, bCalNic1.hap1, whole genome shotgun sequence encodes:
- the ENO1 gene encoding alpha-enolase isoform X1 codes for MSILKIHAREIFDSRGNPTVEVDLYTNKGLFRAAVPSGASTGIYEALELRDNDKTRYMGKGVSRAVKYVNEFLATALCTQNVNVVEQEKIDKLMLEMDGSENKSKFGANAILGVSLAVCKAGAAEKGVPLYRHIADLAGNAEVILPVPAFNVINGGSHAGNKLAMQEFMILPVGADSFKEAMRIGAEVYHNLKNVIKEKYGKDATNVGDEGGFAPNILENKEALELLKTAISKAGYSEKVVIGMDVAASEFYRDGKYDLDFKSPDDPSRYISPDQLADLYKGFVKNYPVVSIEDPFDQDDWAAWKKFTGSVGIQVVGDDLTVTNPKRIAKAVDEKACNCLLLKVNQIGSVTESLQACKLAQSNGWGVMVSHRSGETEDTFIADLVVGLCTGQIKTGAPCRSERLAKYNQLLRIEEELGSKARFAGRNFRNPRVN; via the exons ATGTCCATTCTTAAGATTCATGCCCGTGAAATCTTCGACTCTCGTGGGAATCCCACAGTTGAGGTAGACCTCTATACCAACAAAG GTCTGTTCAGAGCTGCTGTTCCCAGTGGTGCCTCAACTGGAATCTATGAAGCTCTGGAGCTTCGTGACAATGACAAGACACGCTACATGGGGAAAG GTGTATCCAGAGCTGTTAAGTATGTTAACGAGTTCCTGGCGACAGCCTTGTGTACACAG aaTGTCAATGTTGTGGAGCAAGAGAAGATTGACAAACTGATGCTGGAAATGGATGGATCAGAGAACAAAT CCAAATTTGGTGCCAATGCCATCTTGGGTGTATCTCTGGCTGTATGCAAAGCTGGTGCTGCTGAGAAGGGCGTCCCCTTGTACCGTCACATTGCTGACCTTGCTGGAAATGCAGAAGTCATTCTGCCAGTTCCC GCTTTCAATGTGATCAATGGTGGCTCCCACGCTGGCAATAAACTGGCTATGCAGGAGTTCATGATCCTCCCTGTGGGTGCTGACAGTTTCAAGGAGGCAATGCGCATTGGTGCAGAGGTCTATCACAATCTAAAGAATGTCATCAAGGAGAAGTATGGCAAGGATGCGACCAACGTGGGTGATGAGGGTGGCTTTGCCCCCAACatcctggaaaacaaagaag ctctggagctgctgaagacTGCCATCAGCAAGGCTGGCTACTCTGAAAAGGTTGTCATTGGCATGGATGTGGCTGCCTCAGAGTTCTACCGTGATGGAAAGTACGACCTGGACTTCAAATCCCCTGATGATCCCAGCAGATACATTTCTCCTGATCAGCTGGCTGACCTGTACAAGGGCTTTGTCAAGAACTACCCCG TGGTGTCCATTGAAGACCCGTTTGACCAGGATGACTGGGCTGCCTGGAAGAAGTTCACTGGCAGTGTTGGCATCCAGGTGGTTGGTGATGATCTGACTGTGACCAACCCAAAGCGCATTGCCAAGGCTGTGGACGAGAAAGCCTGCAACTGCCTCCTTCTCAAGGTCAACCAGATTGGCTCTGTGACGGAGTCCCTGCAAGC CTGCAAGCTTGCCCAGTCCAACGGCTGGGGCGTGATGGTGAGTCACCGTTctggagaaacagaagataCCTTCATTGCTGATCTGGTGGTTGGTCTCTGCACTGGTCAG ATCAAAACCGGTGCCCCTTGCCGATCTGAGCGTCTAGCCAAGTACAACCAGCTCCTGAG aATTGAAGAGGAGCTTGGCAGCAAGGCCCGTTTTGCTGGAAGGAACTTCAGGAACCCTCGTGTCAACTAA
- the ENO1 gene encoding alpha-enolase isoform X2 yields MSILKIHAREIFDSRGNPTVEVDLYTNKGLFRAAVPSGASTGIYEALELRDNDKTRYMGKGVSKAVEHINKTIAPALISKNVNVVEQEKIDKLMLEMDGSENKSKFGANAILGVSLAVCKAGAAEKGVPLYRHIADLAGNAEVILPVPAFNVINGGSHAGNKLAMQEFMILPVGADSFKEAMRIGAEVYHNLKNVIKEKYGKDATNVGDEGGFAPNILENKEALELLKTAISKAGYSEKVVIGMDVAASEFYRDGKYDLDFKSPDDPSRYISPDQLADLYKGFVKNYPVVSIEDPFDQDDWAAWKKFTGSVGIQVVGDDLTVTNPKRIAKAVDEKACNCLLLKVNQIGSVTESLQACKLAQSNGWGVMVSHRSGETEDTFIADLVVGLCTGQIKTGAPCRSERLAKYNQLLRIEEELGSKARFAGRNFRNPRVN; encoded by the exons ATGTCCATTCTTAAGATTCATGCCCGTGAAATCTTCGACTCTCGTGGGAATCCCACAGTTGAGGTAGACCTCTATACCAACAAAG GTCTGTTCAGAGCTGCTGTTCCCAGTGGTGCCTCAACTGGAATCTATGAAGCTCTGGAGCTTCGTGACAATGACAAGACACGCTACATGGGGAAAG GTGTCTCAAAAGCTGTTGAGCACATCAATAAAACAATTGCGCCTGCACTGATTAGCAAG aaTGTCAATGTTGTGGAGCAAGAGAAGATTGACAAACTGATGCTGGAAATGGATGGATCAGAGAACAAAT CCAAATTTGGTGCCAATGCCATCTTGGGTGTATCTCTGGCTGTATGCAAAGCTGGTGCTGCTGAGAAGGGCGTCCCCTTGTACCGTCACATTGCTGACCTTGCTGGAAATGCAGAAGTCATTCTGCCAGTTCCC GCTTTCAATGTGATCAATGGTGGCTCCCACGCTGGCAATAAACTGGCTATGCAGGAGTTCATGATCCTCCCTGTGGGTGCTGACAGTTTCAAGGAGGCAATGCGCATTGGTGCAGAGGTCTATCACAATCTAAAGAATGTCATCAAGGAGAAGTATGGCAAGGATGCGACCAACGTGGGTGATGAGGGTGGCTTTGCCCCCAACatcctggaaaacaaagaag ctctggagctgctgaagacTGCCATCAGCAAGGCTGGCTACTCTGAAAAGGTTGTCATTGGCATGGATGTGGCTGCCTCAGAGTTCTACCGTGATGGAAAGTACGACCTGGACTTCAAATCCCCTGATGATCCCAGCAGATACATTTCTCCTGATCAGCTGGCTGACCTGTACAAGGGCTTTGTCAAGAACTACCCCG TGGTGTCCATTGAAGACCCGTTTGACCAGGATGACTGGGCTGCCTGGAAGAAGTTCACTGGCAGTGTTGGCATCCAGGTGGTTGGTGATGATCTGACTGTGACCAACCCAAAGCGCATTGCCAAGGCTGTGGACGAGAAAGCCTGCAACTGCCTCCTTCTCAAGGTCAACCAGATTGGCTCTGTGACGGAGTCCCTGCAAGC CTGCAAGCTTGCCCAGTCCAACGGCTGGGGCGTGATGGTGAGTCACCGTTctggagaaacagaagataCCTTCATTGCTGATCTGGTGGTTGGTCTCTGCACTGGTCAG ATCAAAACCGGTGCCCCTTGCCGATCTGAGCGTCTAGCCAAGTACAACCAGCTCCTGAG aATTGAAGAGGAGCTTGGCAGCAAGGCCCGTTTTGCTGGAAGGAACTTCAGGAACCCTCGTGTCAACTAA